TCTCCCCAAGGTTCTTCGTTCTCGAGTGGCAGATCGTAACGGTAGCATTGCGATTAAGCAGCATCATCGATACCGGCTTACCCAGAATCGGACTGCGTCCGACCACCACGGCATGCTTCCCTTCGATCGGCAGATCATAATAATCCATAATCGCAATAATCGCAGCAGGCGTACAAGACGGATTATCGGCAAAACCAAACGCATTCTGCGAGAAACCGAGCGTGGTTACTCCATCCACGTCTTTTTTAATGTCAATGGCATCAAAGGCTGCCCGTTCATCGATATGATGCGGTACCGGATGCTGCAGCAGAATACCGTGGACATTCGGATCCTCGTTCAGCTCTTGAATCGCAGCAATCAGCTCCTCGGTCGTTGTCGATGTCTCCAGCACTACTTTCTTGGATATGATGCCAAGCCGCTCGCAAGCATTTCCCTTCATCCGCACATAGGTCGCCGAAGCAGGATCATCGCCAACCAGAATCGTTGCCAGACAAGGCGTTACCCCCTGCAACTTCAATTCCTGTACCTTTACAGCCAGCTTGGCCTTGATATCGTCGGATACCTTTTTTCCATCTAAAATTACGGGTTCCTTACTCATGCTAATCCGCTCCTTCGCCATTGTATTAAAAAACATAAAGAGGCAAGGCGACTTCATCGTCTCCTTACCTCTTGCCCAGGCGTACGGCATATGATCCTATGTGCTCCCTCT
Above is a window of Paenibacillus sp. FSL K6-1330 DNA encoding:
- a CDS encoding tetrahydrofolate dehydrogenase/cyclohydrolase catalytic domain-containing protein; this encodes MSKEPVILDGKKVSDDIKAKLAVKVQELKLQGVTPCLATILVGDDPASATYVRMKGNACERLGIISKKVVLETSTTTEELIAAIQELNEDPNVHGILLQHPVPHHIDERAAFDAIDIKKDVDGVTTLGFSQNAFGFADNPSCTPAAIIAIMDYYDLPIEGKHAVVVGRSPILGKPVSMMLLNRNATVTICHSRTKNLGEIVSQGDIVVAAVGKPNFIQGDWIKPGAVVLDAGYNPGNIGDCDYDACAKLASAITPVPAGVGPVTIATLLKHTVESAERTVQG